The following nucleotide sequence is from Candidatus Poribacteria bacterium.
GGCTGCGCTGAGCCCCTTCGTCGCCGATCTCGGCGGTGAACCCGACGGGCGTGGTCCCGAGCTCCAGCGAGTTCGAGGTCGCCACGAAGGTGTAGTTTCCTTCGGGGGCGTACGCGCTGGCGTCGTCTTTGCCGTCCCAATCCCATGTCAGCGTCTGAGGCGTTCTGCCGACCGGCGTTCCGAGGCGCTGAGACCGCACGACCATTCCGTTGGCGTTCTCGACGCGCACGGCAACCGACCCCGAGCTCGTCAGCGTGTAGTTCAGAGGCACGCGTTCGCGCTTCTTGCGCCAGGCGAAGGCTTCGCGCGCGATTTCCGACCCGAGCTGGGAGAGCGGCACTTCGCGCAGGATGTCGGCGTTTTCCGACTGCGGCAGCTCGAGCGTCAGCGGTTCGTCGGTCTCGTCCCGCTGCATCGACTGGACGACCGCCGTAATCTGGATCGTCTCATCGATGCGCAGGTGCGGCAGATTCGAGAGCGATCCGAGCGCTGTCGTTCGCCACGCATCCAGCGTCGCTGGCGGATTGCCGTTCGCCGTTGCGAGCGTCGGCTCAGTAAGGATCCGCTCGTCCGTTGCTTCAGCTACCGGAGCTCCGCCCAGGGAAACCTCGAAGTCTGCGAGTAGCCGTTTGGACGCGGAGCCCGGCGGCGTGTCTGCGGTCACCGTAACGGGCACCGAGCGCTTGATGAGCGATGCCTGAGACGGGCCCTTGGGTTCGTCACCCTCTGGCGTCTCCTCAGCGGGCTCCTCCCCGGATTCCTTGTCGTCCTTCTTCGGTTTTGCCTTGTCTTCGTCTTCCTTCGCGTCTTCCTTAGCTGCTTTGGGCGCTTTGACCTTCGGCAGCGTCTGGACGGCACGGATACGCAGGCTGTCGCCTCCCTGAACCGGGTCCGAAAAGCCCATCAGCGTCGCGACGTAGTGGTACCCGTTGTTGGCGGTAGCCTTCGCCCGGGCGGTTCGACCCATGGGCGTCGTCACCTCGACGGCGACGCTCCCGGTCGGCAGCGTCGTGCCGTCGGTCATCATGACATCGCCCTCGACGACGAAGGTCTTCACCAACGGAAGCCGCGTCGCCAGCGCTCCCGGCGCTCGGTTCAGAAGCACGAGCCCCGCGATCACCGCGGCCGCGATGACCAGTACGCCCAGTGCCGCTCCGACGGCGATCAGGATGCGTTTCATGAATGGTATCCGTTGCTGCCGTTGTTCCGGCGGAACCGCTGCACCGTGATATCGTCGATCTGGACCTGCTCTTGCCGCAGCTCTTCGTGAGCGACGTTGCCGCGCGTCGTGTCGCGAAGTATCTCCATCGCTCGGCGTGCCTTGTAGCGCGCCAGGACCTCTTCGCGTCCAGCGGTGATCGGAGGCTGGAGCGCCTCGATCTCCTTCTCCGTCTCTCGAATCTGCCCGGTCAGCGCGTTCATGCGCCGCGCGCAGAGCGCGAGGTCGTCGCTCATGACGCGCTCTGTCGGATCGTCGAACTTGCTCAGCAGCGCCGAATGCGTCGATTCATGAGCATGCTCGTAGGAAACGCGCTCGTCGATCAGCTCGCGCTCCTGCTTCAGAAGAACAGCAAGCGCCTGCTCAGCGCGATCCTGCTGGATCTTCCTCACGTGCAAGAGGCGTTCCCGCCGTTTGAGCGTCCGGCGTAGCCGGTCGAGCATGCGCTGTCTCCTGCCCGAAGGCGGCGCGCCTCCATGTGTCTATCGGCGCGATCCGGCGACCGCTTTGCCCCGAACGGCGTCGAGACGCCTAGCCGGTCTCTTGCGGGAAGAGAACGGCACGAGCCGCTTCGAGCAGCCGCGTCTCGAAACGAGCATCGACGATCTCGGCATCGGTCGTGACGACCGCTCCGCCGCTCGTCACCGAGTCGTCCGGCGTGAAGGTCAGATGAGGCGAACTCCACGCCTCGGCGGGTTGCTCCGCCAGGCGCTCATAGTCGGCTGGATTCACCCGGACATTCACCTGCGCCGCGCGTTCCAGACGTCCCAGACAGTCCCGTACGATCTGGACGATCGCGTCCTCGTTCGTCGCGAGCGCGTGCCGAGCGACCGCCTCGCCGACGAGCATGACCGCTCGCGGGACCAGGGTCTCGACCTGGTCGTTCAGGCGGTTCGCCTCGCCCGTCACGTTCTGCGCGGCTTCCTTGAGCGCTTCCAGCAACGAGCCGAAGCGCTCCTCCAGCGCGGCGGTCAACTGCGCCTCCGCCTGCTGCGCGCCCTCTTGGAATCCCTTCTCCTGCCCTTCGTCGGAGCCCGCCTGGAACCCAGCCGCGTAGCCGTTCCGATAGCCTTCTTCGGCTCCCTCCGCTCGGGCGCGCTCCACTTCGGCGATGTCCACGAGCTGCTGCGGTCCAACGGTGGGTGGGTCGGCTGCCTCGACGAGCTCGCCCGTCTCGGCGATATCGGGATCGCCGTCCGCCAGCGCCGAATCAGCGGCGTACCCTCCGCCCAACAGCGGCGGCAGCACGTAGCGCTGTACGGCGACCTGATCCCTGGGAAGAACTCGACGGACTTTCACAGCGGAACCGTACCTTTCCCGTCACTGCTCCCGTCACTGCACCGCTGGCGCCGGATGAAACCCGCGTGCCTAGACCAGGTCTTCGGCGGAACCGAACGTGATCCTCCCGGAGGCGGCGAGCGTCTTGGCGATCTGGACGATCCGCTGCTGGGCATCCTCGACTTCGGACAGGCGCTTCCGTCCCATCGTATCGAGACGGTACTCGATCTCCTCGCGTCGGCTCGACGTGATGCTCCCGTAGACCTTCGCCTTCATGCGCGGCGAGCAGCTCTTGAGAGCCAGCGGCAGCAGGTCCCGGTTCTCGGTGTAGACCTGCGCCAGCAGCGCGCCCAGATCGCGCTCGTCGACGTCGTAGAGGTCTTCGAAGGTCACCAGACGGCGTTCGATGGAGAGGCGCAGCGCCGGGTCCGTCTCGCCGATAGCTGCCAGCACGGCGTCCTGCACCGAGGCGGGTGTCGCCCGCAGGAGCGTCGTCGCTCCCTGGTTCCCGTGCAGGTTCACGAGATTCCGCGACAGGGCGAGCTGTTTCTCCAGCGTTTCGCGGAGCATGGCGACCATCTCGCGATCCACCTTGTCGATGTTCACCATCCGCGAGATAACCTCGGCTTTGAGCTTGTCGGGGAACATCGCGAGCACTTTCTGCGACTGCTCTTGCCGCATGTGCAGCAGCGTCACGGCGATGGTCTGCGGAAGCTGCTTTTCGAGGTAGTAGGCGAGGCTCTCGCAGTCGTTGTCGCCGATGAAGTGGAAGATCTCCGTCTGCGGGATGTCCAGCCGGTCGAGGATGTTCCGCGCCCGCACGCCGCCGACGGCTCCGACAAGCAGGTCCTTGGCGACCCGCCTGCCCGACATGAGCCTGCCCGTCACGGAGACGTCTTCGCCGAAGATGTACTCGTAGGCTTCGCGGAGAACCGCTTCGCGCTGTGCCGCCGGGATGAACCGCGTGCTCACGATCTCCTTGACGATCCGCTCGATCTCATCGTCGGAGAAGTGCTGCAGGATGCTCTTGGAGCGTTCGGGTCCCAGCGCCGTCAGCAGAATCGCCATCTTCTGCGTGCCGGTGAGCTCGGTGGACGCCTCGAAGAACCCGGCGGCAGCATCCGACGGTTGCTCCGCCGGAGTCCCTGCCTCTGCCGGTTGGACAGCGCCCGGCGTCGCCGGGACAACGGCTGAGGACTTCTCTTCCTTCGGGGAAGCCATCGGGTCTCCCTTTCGTGGGTCATTACTGTCGAGAGCCGCCGATCCCATTCGAGGGCGAAAACCCACCCTCGAATCGCGGCGGCGATTCATCCGGTCGCTAGCTCAAAATGTGCGCACGGTCACATCCGCACGGCAACGCCTAGGAATCCGCCCACTGGCGCAGGACCTTCTCGATGGATTCGGGATCGGCGGCGGCGAGGTCGATGAGCTCCTGCCGTCGTCGTCGTCGCCGTTCGCGTTCCAGGACGTCCTGTTCTAACTGGTGGCGCTGGTCTTCCAGAGCGCTGGCGATCTCGTCGTCGCCCGTGGGCAGCGCGGACTCCTCGATGGGAGGCTCGGTAAGCAGCCCTTCCTCGCGCTGGGGGAAGAGCCTGGGCTTCACGAGCAGCGCGAGCAGCAGAAGCGCCAGCAGCGCCGCTGCGATCACGAGGAGCCAGAGAGGATTCTGCCACCAGGGTCTGGGAACCGGAGGGGTCAACGGGGGCCCCAACGGGGCGAAGCTCAGGAACTCCACCTGCGGTTCGCGAATGACGCCGTCGGTCACCGTCGCGTCGTATCCGACCGCGCCATTGATGATGTTCCGAATCTTGCGCGTCTCTTCGTCGAACGCGGGCGTATTGGGCGTCGGGTTCTCTAGGACTTGGAGGTTCACCAGAACCGCCGTCGAGAGGTTCTTGAGCTGGGGAGTCATCCGGCGGACTTCCTTCGTCATCCCCGCTTGGTACTCGGTCGTGCTCTCTTCGCGGCTGTAGTCGCCTTCTGGGCTGAGGGCTCCGGCTCCGAGGATGTTCGACGTGACCCCTGCGATGCCCGCCGCTGGCGCGGCGACGCCGGTCGCGCTCTCCGAGACGATGTGTTCCTTCGAAACGACCGTCTCCGGCTGGTACTGGGTCGTCTCCGTCTCGACGGCGTCGTGGCTGATGTCGGCGGTGACGTGCGCCGTCGCCACGGCGGTGATGGCGCGTCCGTCCACCTTGTTGCCGTATGCCGTCCAGAGGGCGTCGAGGATCTTCTCCTCGCGCGTGCGCTCCTCGAGGTCGATCTTTTCCTTCTGCTCCTCGTTCAGGATGCTCATCGCGTCGTAGCGCTTGGAGATCGTCTTGCCCGTCGAGTCGCTGACGACGACGTTCTCCTGATCGAGTCCTTCGACGGCGTTGGCGACCAGGTGGACGATGCCCTGCACTTCTTCCGGTACGATGGGCTTGTCCTTGAGGGTCAGCAGAACCGCCGCCTTCGGCGGCTTCTCGCGTTCCGTGAAGACGGTCGGCTTGGGAAGCACCAGATGGACGCGCGCTTCTCGCACGCCTTCGACGGTCCGGATGGCGTTCTCGAGCTCTTCTTCGAGGGCGCGCTGGTAGTTCAGCCGCTGCTCGAACTCGGTCGCCCCCAGACGCTGCCGGTCGAACAGGGCGTAGCCCTCGTTCCGCGCGTGGGGAATCCCCTCGCGGGCGAGCAGCATGCGGGCGCGGTCCTTGTCCTTGGGGAGAACCCGGATCGCGTTCTGCGTGTCATCCGCTTCGTAGCGGATGCCTTCCTCGGTAAGCCGCTGCTCGATGAGCGTGCGATCGGAATCGGACAGGTTCGTATAGAGCTGCTCGTACTGAGGCTGGAGCGAGATGACGAGTCCGACGATCAGGGCGAGGATCAGGACGCATCCGGCGACGAGAGCAGCTCGCTGCCAGAGCACGAGACCGTTCCAGAGATTCTGGATCTCGGTCCCGAGTCTCGTAAAGAAGTTCCGCATCGCTGTCTCTTCCCCTGGTCGATCGCGGTAGACCGACGGAGCTCCCGGCGGAGCGCGTCACCAAACTACATCGGCATGCGCATGACGTCTTCGTACGCCTGGACGATCTTGTTGCGCACTTGGGTCATCATCTGGAAAGAGAGGCTCGCCTTCTGCACAGCGAGCATCGTCTGGGCGACGTCTTTGCTCTCACCGGTCGCCAGGTCATCGATCGCTTGATTCGCCTGTTCCTGGAGATTGTTCACCTGCTGGATCGATTCCTCGAGCGTGTCGAGGAACGACTTGCCGTCGGCGGTTCGCCCCTCCTGCCCGGAGGGAATGCGGCTCCCCAGGGCTTCGCGAAGCCGTCCGCTCTCTTCCGGCAACGGCATCGGGCGCAGGGTTGTCGGATTCGTGGGCACCGTTCAGCTCCTCGGGACGAGGGTCTCTCTGCCGCTCTGTGAACGCTAGCCTGCCGATCTCAGTTCAGGCTCCGGCGATTCTGGACGATAGACTGGCAGCAGCACGCGGACGCATGTCCCCACATCCTGCTTGCTGTCTATAGTAAGCTGTCCGCCGTGCGCTTGGACGATCTTATAGACGATCGGCATCCCAAGTCCGACCCCCTGATGTTTCGTCGTAACGAACGGCGTGAATATCCTTTCTAGCATGTTCTCCGCAATACCGCAACCCGTATCGGCGATCTCCACTTGAACCCAGGGAACCCCGCCGAACGGATCCCTCGACGCCGGATCGCGCACATCGGGTTCGTGTCGGAAGCCGCGTACGGTGAGCTTGCGCTCGTCGCGCTTCTCCATCGCCTGGACGGCGTTCAGAAGCAGGTTCAGGAGCGCCTTGAGGAACTGGGAGTCGTCGACGTGGCACATCAGTCCGACCGGCGGATACTCGCGCCGAACCGTGACGCCGCCGGTGCGCAGGACGTGCTCCGACAGGATCAGCGATTGGTCCAGCAGATCGGACAAGTTGCGGAACACCGAGTTCGTCGTGACGGGACGGGTGAACTCCAGCAGATTGGTGATCGTGTGGTTCATCAGCCGGATGCCGCCGAAGATGCCGTCGAAGGTCTTTTCACGCACATCCGGCGAGATGGTCTCGTCTCGGAGCGTCTCGACGAAGAGCTGGATGGCTCCCAGCGGGTTGCGAATCTCGTGGGCGATGGAAACGGACATCTCGCCGAGGTCCGCCAGCACTCTCGCTTGACGTAGCTGGGCTTCCATCTTGCGCATCTCGGTCAGGTCGTGCAGGACTTCGACGGCTCCCAAGGCTCTGCCGTCTCCGTTGCGGACAACGGTCGTCGTGACTTCCATCTGCCGCGCCTGCGGCTCCCCGCCGCCTAGATAGTCTTCGAACTCGCGCACCTGAGACCTGCCGGTCCGAAGGGTGTCGAGCAGGATGGGGGGGTGGTTGGGAAAGACGGCGTCGTAAGGCTTGCCAAGGGCATCTTCCGCCTTCCGACCTGTCAGTTCGGCGGCTCCCCGGTTGAACAGAGAGATGCGTCCCTCCGGGTCGACGG
It contains:
- the fliF gene encoding flagellar M-ring protein FliF, whose protein sequence is MRNFFTRLGTEIQNLWNGLVLWQRAALVAGCVLILALIVGLVISLQPQYEQLYTNLSDSDRTLIEQRLTEEGIRYEADDTQNAIRVLPKDKDRARMLLAREGIPHARNEGYALFDRQRLGATEFEQRLNYQRALEEELENAIRTVEGVREARVHLVLPKPTVFTEREKPPKAAVLLTLKDKPIVPEEVQGIVHLVANAVEGLDQENVVVSDSTGKTISKRYDAMSILNEEQKEKIDLEERTREEKILDALWTAYGNKVDGRAITAVATAHVTADISHDAVETETTQYQPETVVSKEHIVSESATGVAAPAAGIAGVTSNILGAGALSPEGDYSREESTTEYQAGMTKEVRRMTPQLKNLSTAVLVNLQVLENPTPNTPAFDEETRKIRNIINGAVGYDATVTDGVIREPQVEFLSFAPLGPPLTPPVPRPWWQNPLWLLVIAAALLALLLLALLVKPRLFPQREEGLLTEPPIEESALPTGDDEIASALEDQRHQLEQDVLERERRRRRRQELIDLAAADPESIEKVLRQWADS
- the fliE gene encoding flagellar hook-basal body complex protein FliE, with translation MPLPEESGRLREALGSRIPSGQEGRTADGKSFLDTLEESIQQVNNLQEQANQAIDDLATGESKDVAQTMLAVQKASLSFQMMTQVRNKIVQAYEDVMRMPM
- a CDS encoding PAS domain-containing protein, translating into MCEGVCPEGEGASSLVCAMASQATQPTDRRAESDQESLAAMFEAAQKLWADAATSYQRLEDQVKQLNQDLEHKNRELDSSLREQQRLHHHLRSIVDSLHHGVIAVDPEGRISLFNRGAAELTGRKAEDALGKPYDAVFPNHPPILLDTLRTGRSQVREFEDYLGGGEPQARQMEVTTTVVRNGDGRALGAVEVLHDLTEMRKMEAQLRQARVLADLGEMSVSIAHEIRNPLGAIQLFVETLRDETISPDVREKTFDGIFGGIRLMNHTITNLLEFTRPVTTNSVFRNLSDLLDQSLILSEHVLRTGGVTVRREYPPVGLMCHVDDSQFLKALLNLLLNAVQAMEKRDERKLTVRGFRHEPDVRDPASRDPFGGVPWVQVEIADTGCGIAENMLERIFTPFVTTKHQGVGLGMPIVYKIVQAHGGQLTIDSKQDVGTCVRVLLPVYRPESPEPELRSAG